One part of the Haliotis asinina isolate JCU_RB_2024 chromosome 2, JCU_Hal_asi_v2, whole genome shotgun sequence genome encodes these proteins:
- the LOC137271718 gene encoding 3-oxoacyl-[acyl-carrier-protein] reductase FabG-like: MASFVGRVVLITGASAGLGEGTALHFAKNGAKLALTGRDKTRLDDVAKRCSNCGIPADDIRTHYGDLTDAAFRTATIEKTVAKFGRLDVLVNNAGLFFPGESMGMSETQYDQTMDLNMKVPFLLSQVAVPHLEKTQGNIVNISSLFGARATPTAGIYCISKAALDMFTQCLALELAPKKVRVNSVNPGTVQTPLFDREGSVLHGKDDEIQKLLEAQANATPLGRLGTPHDVAEAIGYLASDAVTGQILLVDGGRHCTLK, encoded by the exons ATGGCGAGTTTCGTAGGCCGAGTTGTACTTATTACGG GAGCTAGTGCCGGACTTGGGGAGGGAACAGCTTTGCATTTTGCAAAAAATGGAGCCAAACTCGCGTTAACGGGGCGAGATAAGACGAGACTGGACGATGTCGCCAAGCGATGCTCTAACTGCGGGATACCGGCTGATGAC ATTCGGACCCATTACGGTGACCTGACTGACGCGGCGTTCCGGACGGCCACTATTGAAAAGACGGTTGCCAAGTTTGGCAGACTCGACGTACTG GTAAACAACGCAGGTTTGTTCTTCCCCGGGGAGTCCATGGGGATGTCGGAGACCCAGTACGACCAGACGATGGACCTCAACATGAAGGTGCCCTTCCTCCTGTCACAGGTGGCTGTTCCCCACTTGGAGAAGACACAGG GGAACATTGTAAACATTTCAAGTCTTTTCGGGGCTAGGGCG ACGCCGACGGCTGGAATCTACTGCATCAGCAAGgccgccctggacatgttcaccCAGTGCCTGGCTTTGG AGCTCGCCCCCAAGAAAGTTCGGGTGAATTCTGTGAA CCCAGGCACTGTGCAGACTCCGCTATTCGACCGAGAAGGTTCTGTCCTCCACGGCAAAGACGACGAGATACAGAAG CTCTTGGAGGCACAAGCCAATGCCACCCCTCTTGGCAGACTGGGAACACCCCATGACGTGGCTGAAGCTATTGGCTACCTTGCCTCCGACGCTGTGACGGGACAGATCCTTTTAGTCGATGGAGGTCGACATTGTACCTTAAAGTGA